One Malus sylvestris chromosome 14, drMalSylv7.2, whole genome shotgun sequence DNA segment encodes these proteins:
- the LOC126599570 gene encoding HVA22-like protein e isoform X1, whose protein sequence is MGKAWTFLTQLHTVAGPVLMLLYPLYASVVAIESTSKLDDQQWLAYWIIYSFLTLMEMVLQPALELLPIWYNVKLVFVAWLVLPQFKGAAFLYERYVRDQVRKYAGFNNHPQSSKTSSPTGKAKNKFVQFMNPKHEEQEAY, encoded by the exons ATGGGAAAAGCTTGGACCTTTCTTACCCAACTTCACACAGTTGCTGG GCCAGTGCTGATGTTGCTTTACCCTTT ATATGCATCAGTGGTAGCCATAGAGAGCACATCCAAACTAGATGATCAGCAGTGGCTTGCCTATTGGATTATTTACTCTTTCCTCACTCTCATGGAGATGGTGCTCCAACCAGCCCTTGAGTT GTTACCAATTTGGTACAATGTGAAGCTTGTGTTTGTGGCATGGTTGGTTCTGCCACAGTTCAAGGGGGCAGCTTTCTTGTATGAGAGATATGTGAGAGATCAAGTCAGAAAGTATGCAGGGTTTAATAACCATCCCCAATCCAGCAAAACATCATCCCCCACTGGCAAAGCAAAGAACAAGTTTGTGCAGTTCATGAACCCCAAGCAT GAGGAGCAGGAGGCCTATTGA
- the LOC126599570 gene encoding HVA22-like protein e isoform X2, with protein MGKAWTFLTQLHTVAGPVLMLLYPLYASVVAIESTSKLDDQQWLAYWIIYSFLTLMEMVLQPALELLPIWYNVKLVFVAWLVLPQFKGAAFLYERYVRDQVRKYAGFNNHPQSSKTSSPTGKAKNKFVQFMNPKHEAY; from the exons ATGGGAAAAGCTTGGACCTTTCTTACCCAACTTCACACAGTTGCTGG GCCAGTGCTGATGTTGCTTTACCCTTT ATATGCATCAGTGGTAGCCATAGAGAGCACATCCAAACTAGATGATCAGCAGTGGCTTGCCTATTGGATTATTTACTCTTTCCTCACTCTCATGGAGATGGTGCTCCAACCAGCCCTTGAGTT GTTACCAATTTGGTACAATGTGAAGCTTGTGTTTGTGGCATGGTTGGTTCTGCCACAGTTCAAGGGGGCAGCTTTCTTGTATGAGAGATATGTGAGAGATCAAGTCAGAAAGTATGCAGGGTTTAATAACCATCCCCAATCCAGCAAAACATCATCCCCCACTGGCAAAGCAAAGAACAAGTTTGTGCAGTTCATGAACCCCAAGCAT GAGGCCTATTGA